The Acidobacteriota bacterium genome includes the window CCAAGGCGTCCATCGATGCGCAGGCCGGCGGTTGCTGAAGAGTTTCGCCGCCAGGCGCCAGCCAAGCGGCGTTCGCCTCGGCGCCCCGGCAGAAACCAGGCTCTCATACGCCAGGAAGATCCCCCTCGTCCAGAAGCTGCCCGAACACCGGCCGTCTTCGGGCGCTTCAAATGTTCTCTGCCAGTGTTGCGCGCCGGTTGTGTCATAGGCCGCAACGGAAAGGCGGCCTTCTGTTTCGGCAGGCCCGATCAGGATCAAGCCGTCGTCACCAGACAGGACAATTGCGGACCTTTTCGGGACTGCCGTGCGTATCAACCGGCGTTCCCATTTCGGCGTTACACCTTCTCCGTAGGCGGAAAGGGTCACCCCTTCGGGGCCTGTCTGTGCCAGATAGAATCCCGAGACACCTGCTGGCGCGAGCGACGCACCCGTGATGCCATCCGGCACCGGCAGGTCCGCCGTACTCAGGTCAGCGCCCCCATCGATCCTCACGATCGAGGCACGGGTCACCGGCTCGTCGGCTTCGCCATGCGAAAGGATGGCAACGATTTCTCCGCCGCCCAGCGCCGTATAGGCCAGCATCCGGTCCCCGCCGTCGGTCCCGAAAATGCCGATGACTCCTGACCGCAGGTCTTCCCCGAACTCCCCGAGCCGGGCCATGCGCCAATCCGGCGGCGCGGGCGCCACCAACTCAGGCCCGGCTGCCGGCTGCAGGAAGCCGAACGGAAGCTCGTCCCTGACCCACCAGCCAGCCAACCCGGCCGCGGCAAGGAAGAGCGCAACAAGACCCGCGAGCCGCGCGGCGCCGCCGGCACCTTTCCTAGGCAGTTCAAACTGAGCCTCGGTTCCATCGTCCAACATGACAGCCCCCGCCGCGCCGCATCTCGGGCACACGTGACCGCCCTGCTGCCGGCGCATTTCGATCAGGCAGGCTGAACAGCGCAATGCAATTTTCCCCGCGACATGAACCGCCCTGTGGCGCTTGAATAGTCTGTCTCCCGTCTGGATAGCCTGCACCGGTGGTGCGCAGCAACCCTGCCGCGTATGCCGCATGGCCAGCGCATCCAATGCTTCTCGCCGTTGGGGTGATTTTCAGGCGGTCGCGCCGCAATCAAGGCTTTACGTGCCTTGCATGTTGCGCAAAGTGCGAGGTGACCGGAAGCGCGGCGTCCGGGTGTGCACGGCGAAGCTCAGATGCGTGAACCTGTCGAGCGTCCGAATTCGTCCCGCTACGCGCGCGGAGGCCCGCGCCGCGCTGGCCTGACGCCCCGCAAGCCAGCCAGTACGGACAGCGCGCTGGAGCCGCCCGTCCCCGCCCTCAACCCTGAGGCCCACAAGGCGCTGGTCGCAGACAAGCTGGCCGGGTTTGCCGCCGTGACCTGGGACTGGTCCCAGATTCAGGAATACACGGTTGGCGCGATCCAGGAGATCCTCGCAAGCAGGACCGTGCCGCCCGACCGGATGACCAGCCCGCGACTGGACATTGCGATCCCGGCCATTGAAGCGATGCGGTATTCGGGACTGAAGCGCGAGTTTGCGCTCCTCATCGCCTCGACGATGGACACCGGGCTTGCCGATGATGCTCACCGTCCTTCATCGGATCTCAAGCAGCTGACGATCGATGAAGTACGCATCGTCATGAGTTTCCCCGATGTCGGCCAGGTCCTTCCCTGCGCCAATATCAACTACCTCGACCGTACCGGCCGCATCTCTCTCATCGCTCCGGCACATTGTCCCCGAACATGTCGCCCGCGTCTGTGAGCGCCCGAAAGCATTGGGCGGCTATATCGACCTTCTTCGCCTGAACATCATCTCCGCGCCGGCATCTTGCGATCAGTGATGAACGCTTCTACCGGGACCTCCTCGCTCAGGACTTCGTCGCGCGTCTTCGAAGCAAATGTCGCCCCGGGCCTGAAGGCCAGCGTCAACCGGCGCGTGCTGGCCCTGACAGATTTCGGCCAGCTGTTCCGCCGGTGCTGCCTCGACGAGCTAGGCGAAAGAGCTGATGTGCATCGCCTGTAAGCCCGTCATCGCTCCGTCTATTTCGAAGAGGGTGCCACAAGTGGACATAGCGACATATCAGACCGCCGGACAGCCCGAACCGTCATCCGCTTAGCCGTTCAGAGTCAGCTGGATGGGAGTCCACGCTCCAACCGCCTGATTCATACCACAGGACAATGTTGCCCGTCTCGTATGGCGACCGGGTAGATCAGGTCTTCGTAGTCAAGAACATTCGACAGGTTCGGGACACTCGTAAACAGCAACCTGGGAACCGCTTCCGCCCCCCGCACATTTCGAGGAACAGCCGGAAGGCATGCGACGGTCGAGATTTCGACGCTAGCACGTGCGACAACAGAAACTACGCCCGGTGAGTTTGACCTGCGGGGCAGCAGCCTGGAGGACACGATAGAAATACGCGTTGGCACCGCAGTGATGGGCAATCTGCACGACGTTGAGCGGGCTCAGCGCTGCTATCAGGTTCGGGAAATAGTCGTCCCGACTGTTAGAGGGACCACGGCGCTACGGCGACCACCGCCTGAGCGGAGACGATCCCGATAAAACCTCTACCTTCATGGGTGATTCAACATGCATCACTCTGTTGAGGGACGCTGAAGTTCCCCTGTAGAAATTGAACAACAAGTGAGAGGCTCAACGGTCGGTCGAGCTCGCCTCAGCCGTAAGTCCAAACTGGCTCCCGATCCCCTCGCCCCGGCGAACCTTCCGCACCACCTGATCAATGAAGTAATCGAACCGTCTCTGACCGAGCGCGTGCGCAATTTCGCGCTCGCCTTCTGGGATCGGATCGGTGCGGGTCAGCCAGTAGAGCACGAACTGGCCAAGGGTTGTTGATTTCTGCTGAGAACTGACCCGGGATTTCCATCGAGAACTGACCCGCCTTGTGACTATCTTTCGGGTTTCATTTCCGGGTCAAGATGATGCCTTCTCCTTTTTCGATTTCGGCTTCTGCGCCGAGCTGTTCTTGAACCGGAAGCTGTCATTGCCGGTTTCGAGGATGTGGCAGTGATGGGTGAGGCGATCGAGCAGCGCGGTCGTCATTTTCGCATCGCCGAACACGCTGGCCCACTCGCTGAAGCTCAGATTGGTCGTGATGACGACGCTGGTGCGCTCGTAGAGTTTGCTCAGCAGATGGAACAGGAGCGCGCCGCCTGATGCGCTGAACGGCAGGTAGCCCAGCTCGTCGAGGATCACGAGATCGGAGTGGATCAGACGGTTCGCGATCTGACCGGTTCTCCTTGAGCCTTTTCCTGTTCGAGTGCGTTGACCAGCTCGACGGTTGAGAAGAACCGGACACGGCGTCGATAGTGCTCGATCGCATGTACGCCGAGCGCCGTTGCGATATGCGTCTTGCCGGTGCCAGGCCCGCCGACCAGGACGATATTGTCGGCCACATCGATAAAGTCACACCGATGAAGCTGGCGGACGAGGGCTTCATTGATTTCGCTGCTGGCAAAGTCGAAGCCCGCAAGGTCGCGGTAAGCGGGGAACCGGGCGCTCTTCAGCTGGTAGGCCACGGACCGCACTTCCCGTTCTGCGGTTTCGGCTTTCAGGAGCTGGGACAGCATGGGGATTGCCGACTCGAACGCGGGCGAGCCCTGAGCCATGAGATCAGTGACGGCCTGCGCCATTCCGTGCATCTTCAGGCCGCGCAACATGACGACGATCGCGCCGCTGGCTGGATCATGACGCATGACGGGTCTCCCCCACTGCACGCAACGTGTCGTAACGATCAACATTTGCCTGTGGCTCACTGGCGAGGCGCAACGCCTGCGGCGCCGTCACAGGTGGTGTACTGATGGGTTTGCCATCGACCAGCCGGTGCAGCAGGTTCAGGATATGGGTCTTGGTTGCAACGCCTGCTTCCAGCGCCATCGACACGGCCGTCAGAACCGCGTCCTCATCGTGCTGCAACACCAGCGCCAGGATCTCGACCATTTCCCGGTCACCGCCCGGCGAACGCAGAAGTTGCCGCTGAAGCCGCCGGAAGTCGTCTGGCAGCTCCAGGAACGGCGCGCCATTGCGCAGCGCGCCCGGCTTGCGCTGGACCACTGCGAGATAGTGGCGCCAGTCATAGATCGTGCGCCCCGGGCCATCGTGAGATCGCTCGATGACGCGCCGGTGTTCGCACACGACCTGGCCCTCTGCGACGACGAGGAAGTGATCCGGGTAGACCCGCAGGCTCACAGGACGATTGGCGAACGACGCCGGGACGCTGTAGCGGTTGCGTTCCAGATGCACGAGGCAGGTGGGAGAGACCCGCTTGCCATATTCCACGAAGCCATCGAACGGCCGACCCGCCGGCATCAGGCTGCCGGCTTCATCAGCCCAGGCATCGGCAACAGAACCGGGCTGGGTGCCATGCGGGATGTCCTGCCACAACGCACGGCATCGCTGCTCAAGCCAGAGGTTCAGGGCGTCCAGACTCTCCGCATGCGGTATAGGCTGCCATAGACGATGACGCGCATCCTGAACGTTCTTCTCGACCTGGCCTTTTTCCCAGCCGGCTGCCGGATTGCAGAACTCGGCCTCGAACATGTAGTGGCTGACCATCGCCGCAAACCGCGCGTTGACTGTCCGCGCCTTGCCGCGCCCGACCTTGTCGATCGCCGTGCGCATGTTGTCGTAGATCCCGCGCCGCGGCACGCCGCCAAAGCATACGGAACGCATGGTTGTGCGCGTCGAACAGCATCTCATGCGTCTGAAGGATATAGGCGCGCACGAAGAAGGCGCGGCTGTAGCTGAGCTTGAAGTGCGCGACCTGAAGCTTCGTGCGAACACCGTCAATGACCGCCCAGTCCTCGCTCCAGTCGAACTGGAATGCCTCGCCCGGCGCGAATGAAAGCGGCACAAAAGTCCCTCGTCCGCTTGTCTGCTGCTGGACGCGGTACTCGTCTCGCCAGGCCCGTGCAAACGCCGCAACCCGGCCATACGAACCATCATAGCCAAGGCTCACCAGATCGGCATATGGCTGCTTGATCGTGCGCTTCTGTTTGCGCGGCCGCGTCATCTCCCGCCGCAGCCATGCCGACAGCCGGTCCGCATAAGGATCCAGCTTGCTCGGCCTGTCCGGCGTCCTGAAACGCGGCTCGACCACCTCGGATCGCAGATACTTGCGCAGCGTGTTTCGAGAAAGGCCCGTCCGCCGGGAAATCTCCCGGATCGACATCTGGTCGCGGTGATACCACCGCCGGATAACGCTCAATAATGCCATGTCCAACACTCCATGGTCCCCCGCTCGCCAAAGCTCGGGACCGGTTCAAACATGGTCACTTCTCAGTGGAAATTTCTGCCCTCCCAGGGTCAATTCTCAACGGCAATCAACAGGCGGTCTCCATCTCGATCCCGGCGGCGCCCGGCGCCCCCGGCTCCAGCCGCTGAAAGATATCGACCAACCAGCAGAGGCGAGCTTTGCGGCGGACTGGCTGGCAGGCCTGATTGCCGGCGAGGGCGTCAACCTTACGCCGGAGCTCAAGGCGCGTCTCTGGCAGGGGCTCACGTCTCTTGCCTCTGCGCCGCAATCCGAACGTACACTGACGGGCCTCGTCCTCCTGTTGCAGGATGAGGCGCTGAAGACCGCGTTGCATCCGTTCACACTGGCGGGCCCGCACGGGCACCTCCTCGACGGAGACGAAGAAGATCTCGCCCTCGCCTCCATCACCTCTTTCGAGATGGAGGAGCTGATGCAGCAAGCGCGGCGGCAACCGCGGTGCTCACTTACCTCTTCCACAGGCTCGAGGCGCGCTTTGATGGGCGCCCCACACTGCTGATGCTGGACGAGGCCTGGCTCTTCCTGGATGCGCCCGTCTTTGCGGCGCGCCTGCGAGATTGGCTCAAGACCCTGCGCAAGAAGAACGTCGCTGTGGTGTTCGCGACCCAGTCGCTTTCCGACATCAGCGCCAGCGCCATTGCCCCGGCGATCCTCGAAAGCTGCCTGACCCGGATATTCCTCGCCAATGAACGTGCCCAAGAGCCGGCTCTTCGGGAGACCTATGAGCGGTTCGGACTGAACGCACGCCAGATCGAGATCATCGCGCGGGCGACGCCGAAGCGGGACTATTATTTCCAGTCACCGAAAGGATCCCGCCTGTTTGACTTGGGGCTAGGCCCGGTCGCGCTCGCCTTTGCCGCTGCCGGCACGCCGGAAGACCAGGCCACAATAGACCGCGTGATGGCCGAGACCGAAGGCGAAGGGTTCGCGGAGACCTGGCTCCACGAAAAGGGCCTCGCCTGGGCGGCAGACCTCCTTAGCCGATGGCCGGGTCATTCCTCCGCTGACCGGAGCCCAAGCCAACCCTTCCGCCCACAGATCCTCGCTGCCGAATGAGCCGCCCCATGCGCCGCCGCCTTGCCTGCCTGCTGATGACAACCGCGCCCCTGATGGCCATACCGGTTGCCGGACTCCTCGCGCCGCCTGCGATGGCGCAGCTCGCTGTCTATGATCCGGCAAACCATGCCCAGAACATCCTGCAGGCGGTGCGCGCCCTGCAGGAACTCGAAGGCCAGGTCCAGCAGCTCGCCCATGAGATCGAGATGCTGGAGAACATGGCCCGCAATCTCGAAACCCTCCCCGTCTCTGTCGCCGAGAGCATCATCGGCCAGCGGGTCCTCCGTATCCAGGAATTGCTGCGCCGCGCGCAGGGCATCGGCTACTCTGTCGATGAGATCGAGCGGGACTACGAGACCGCCTATCCGGAAGAGTATGGCGCCGCGATACCGGGCTCCGTGCTTATCGAGGATGCCCGGGCCCGTTGGCGCCAGTCGCGGGACGCATTCCGCGAAACGCTGACGGTGTCAGCCGCCGCACTCGAAGATAACGAGACGGATGCGGGCGCCATCCGCAGCCTCGTCACCCAAAGCCAGGACGCCGTCGGCGCGCTGCAGGCGGCGCAGGCCGGCAATGAGCTCAGCGCCATGACCAACCAGCAGCTGATGCAGATCGAGGCAATGCTTGCCGCCCAGCACCGGGCCGAAGCGCTGGAGGAGGCCCGCAAGCTGGCCGAAGCGGAACGCGGCCGCGCGCGCCTGCAAACCTTCCTGGGCACCGGAGAGTAAAGCCCATGGAAGAGATGGATGTCATCGACCGGTTCCTGGAAACTTTCATCCGCTACATCGATAGCGGGTTCGGGCTCCTGCAGGGTGATGTGGCCTACCTCACCTCCACGCTGATCGTGATCGACATCACGCTGGCGGGCCTTTTCTGGGCTCTCTCACAGAACGCCGATGTGATCGCCGGGCTGATCAAGAAAGTCCTCTATGTCGGCTTCTTCGCCTTCCTGCTCGGCAATTTCGCGGGGCTCTCCCAGATCATCTTCGACAGTTTTGCCGGGCTCGGCCTGAAGGCGGGCTCCAGCCTGATCACAGCCGAAGACCTAATGCGGCCCGGCTATATCGCGGGCGTCGGATACGGCGCCGCGCTGCCGCTGCTTGAAGAGGCCAGCGAGATGATGGGACCCATCGCTTTCTTCGAGAACTTTATCCTGATCGCGGTGCTGCTCATCGCCTGGGCCGTGATCCTGATCGCCTTCTTCGTGCTTGCCGTGCAGCTCTTCGTGTCGATCCTTGAGTTCAAGCTGACGACGCTGGCCGGGTTCGTGCTCGTGCCCTTCGCGCTCTGGAACAAGACTTCGTTCCTCGCCGAGCGCGTCCTGGGCAATGTCATCACCTCGGGCCTGAAGCTGATGGTGCTGGCGATCATCATCGGCATCGGCTCGACGCTTTTCTCGACGATCACCGAGGCGTTCGCGGGCACCGAGGATGTCACGCTCGCCGAAGTCATGGGGACGGTGCTCGCCGCGACGGTCTTCCTCTGGATGGGCGTGGTCGGCCCCGGCAGGGCAAGCGGCCGCATCACCGGCGCCCCGCAGCTGGGCGCGGGCTCGGCCATCGGCGCGGCGGCAGGTGTCGCGGCCGGAACGGTCGCCGCAGGTCTCGGTGCCAGGGCTGCGCTGGGCGCCGCCGCAGGCGGCGCGGCAAGCGCCGTCAAGGCGGGCGCCTCGATGGCCGGCGGCGCCCGCACGGCGTTCGATCTCGGGTCAACGGCTTCTGGAAAGAGTGGTACGGCAGGCTTTGCCGCCGGCCTTGGCGGCGTTGCCCAGGCGGCTGGGGACACCGTGCGCCGCGCGGCCTCTGGCCCGGCCAGCGCCGTGCGCGATGCCTACCGGCGCGGCGCGCGCGGCGCGTTCGAATCCACCGGCGGCTCGAGTTCGTCACCCTCCGAAACTCCGTCCTCCTCCCCGCCGGAGAAGAGCCCCGGCTGGGCGCGGGGCATGCGTACCTCGCAGCGCGTCGGCGAGGCCCGCCAGCTCGCAATGCACAGCCTGCGCGACGGCGATCGCGGCTCCTCGGGCGCCGCCCCCTCCCTGAACAACAAGGACGAGTAACACCATGCGCTTCAAACGCCCAACCGCTCACTATGGCACGTCGCCCTATCCCGAGACGCCCTACCAGAAAGCCGGACAGGTCTGGGATGAGCGGGTCGGCTCGGCCCGGGTCCAGGCGAAGAACTGGCGGCTGATGGCGCTTGGGTGCCTCGCGCTTTCGTTCGCGACCTCCGGCGCGCTGATCTGGCGGAGCCTGCAGTCGACGGTGACGCCCTATGTCGTCGAAGTTGACGAGACCGGCGCGGCAAAAGCCGTCGGCCCGGTAACCGAGCTCTACACGCCGTCCGACGCGCAGATTGCGCATCACCTCGCCGGGTTCATCACCTTTGTGCGTAGCCTGTCGATCGATCCGGTTGTTGTTCGAGAGAGCTGGCTCAAAGCCTACACCTTTGCCGGACCTGCAGCCGCCACAACGCTTTCGGAATACGCCCGCGAGAATGACCCGTTTGCCGCGATTGGCCGTCGATCGCGCACGGTGGATGTCGTCAGCATTGTGCGTGTCTCGGGCGAAAGCTTCCAGGGCCGCTGGATCGAGAAGACCTATGAGGGCGGCGCGCTCACCGGCGCAAAGCGGTTCACCGGCGTTTTCACGATCACGCTCCAGCCGCCAAAGGATGCTGAGACCCTGCGCGCCAACCCCCTCGGCCTTTATGTCCGCTCGCTCAGCTGGAGCGAAGACCTTGTCACAGGAGAAAGACAATGACCCGGTTCCTGCTCGCCTCTTCGGCGACCGCCCTGCTCGCGGCCTGCGCCACGCCGCCACCACCGGAGACAGTCATCGATAGCGGTGATTTCATCGCGGCCATGGCATTGGAAGAGCCGAAGCCTGAGCGGGTGGAGATTGTCGAAACAGCGATCGCGCTGCCCCTGCCAGGCCAGCTCAAGCCGACCCCGCCCGAGGCTGAAACAAAGCCCCCACAAAGCCCGGCGGCCACCATCAGGGAAGGCCGCGCCGGAGCCGTGATCGAGCCTTCCTCGGAAGGCTTCGTCAACGCCGTCCAGATCTATCCTTATACGGAAGGCGCGCTCTACCGCCTCTATGCGAGCCCCGGCCAGGTCACGGACATTGCGCTCCAGCCGGGAGAAAGCCTTGTGTCGGTCTCGGCGGGAGACACAGTGCGCTGGGTTGTCGGAGACACCGCGTCCGGTTCCGGCAGCAGCGCGCGGGCGCATATCCTGGTCAAGCCTGTTGCGACGGGCCTGCGCACCAACCTGATGATCGCGACCGACCGGCGGACCTATCACCTCGAACTGGAATCGACCGCCTCCACTTACATGGCCGCGCTCTCCTGGCGCTATCCTCAGGATGAGCTAGCGGGCCTCACGGCCCGCAACACGAGCGCTGCCGCAGAGGACGCCATCTCGGTCAAACGCGGCCTCAGCCTCGAGACCCTGAACTTCGACTACCGCGTCACAGGCGACACGCCGGACTGGAAACCCGTCCGTGTGTTCGATGACGGGCGCCAGGTGTTCATCCAGATGCCGGCGTCGATTTCTGCCTCCGAGATGCCGCCGCTCTTTGTCCTGTCATCCGCAGGAGAGGCCGAACTCGTCAACTACCGGGTCCGCGGGAACTACTACATTGTTGACCGACTCTTTGGCGCGGCCGAGCTGCGCCACGGGACAAGGCCCCAGACAGTCGTACGGATTTCGAAAGTAAGCGCGGCGCAAAGGTCGCGTTGGTTCGGGGGCTGAGCCGATGACCGAGCCTCCACCATTCAAGGAAGCAGCAAAGCAGTTGCAGATCCGCTCGGCGCCGAAGCCCGCCACACGGATCAACCGCAAACTGCTGATGGCTGGCGCAGGCCTCGGCGCGCTTGGCCTCTTTGCGGCAACCTCGATTGCACTCGCGCCGCCGCGTCCTGCAGAGCCGGTCCAACAGGAAGAGCTGGTCACCGCCAGCAAGCGCAAGCCAGATGGGTTCTCGGCTTTGCCAGCGGACTATACAGCGCTTGCGGATGTGCCGGTGCTCGGGGCGCCGCTCTCCGGCGATCTCGGCTCGACCATCCTTGCGGCGGAGCAGGCTTACGGTATCGAAACAGAGTTCCAGACTGAATACAGGACAGATTTTCGCACGCGTCCGGAAGACGAGGCGGTCCGGACCGCGCGGCTTGAAGCCGCCGCCCAGGCCGAAGAAGCGGCCCGCGCGCCGATCCTGTTCCGTCTCGGCGGCGCCGGTGCGTCTCCAAGCTCTACACAGCAGACACACGAACCCGGCTTCGATCTGGAATCGGAGCTGCTTGCGCTCAACAGACAGTCCACGACCGCCGGGCCAAGTCCTGAACCAGACCCGAACCTCCAGTCTCGCAAGGCTGGGTTTGCCCGTGAACCGGCGTCCAGCCCGGTCTACAATCCGGACCGGGTGCAGGACCCGCTTTCGCCTTACCAGCTGATGGCAGGCTCCCTGATCCCGGCGAGCCTGATCACCGGCATCAACTCTGACCTTCCAGGTACGGTCATCGCGCAGGTCACCCAGAACGTTTACGACACGGTCCGCGGCCAGCACCTCCTGATCCCGCAAGGCAGCCG containing:
- a CDS encoding DUF4393 domain-containing protein yields the protein MREPVERPNSSRYARGGPRRAGLTPRKPASTDSALEPPVPALNPEAHKALVADKLAGFAAVTWDWSQIQEYTVGAIQEILASRTVPPDRMTSPRLDIAIPAIEAMRYSGLKREFALLIASTMDTGLADDAHRPSSDLKQLTIDEVRIVMSFPDVGQVLPCANINYLDRTGRISLIAPAHCPRTCRPRL
- the trbJ gene encoding P-type conjugative transfer protein TrbJ, whose protein sequence is MRRRLACLLMTTAPLMAIPVAGLLAPPAMAQLAVYDPANHAQNILQAVRALQELEGQVQQLAHEIEMLENMARNLETLPVSVAESIIGQRVLRIQELLRRAQGIGYSVDEIERDYETAYPEEYGAAIPGSVLIEDARARWRQSRDAFRETLTVSAAALEDNETDAGAIRSLVTQSQDAVGALQAAQAGNELSAMTNQQLMQIEAMLAAQHRAEALEEARKLAEAERGRARLQTFLGTGE
- the trbL gene encoding P-type conjugative transfer protein TrbL produces the protein MDVIDRFLETFIRYIDSGFGLLQGDVAYLTSTLIVIDITLAGLFWALSQNADVIAGLIKKVLYVGFFAFLLGNFAGLSQIIFDSFAGLGLKAGSSLITAEDLMRPGYIAGVGYGAALPLLEEASEMMGPIAFFENFILIAVLLIAWAVILIAFFVLAVQLFVSILEFKLTTLAGFVLVPFALWNKTSFLAERVLGNVITSGLKLMVLAIIIGIGSTLFSTITEAFAGTEDVTLAEVMGTVLAATVFLWMGVVGPGRASGRITGAPQLGAGSAIGAAAGVAAGTVAAGLGARAALGAAAGGAASAVKAGASMAGGARTAFDLGSTASGKSGTAGFAAGLGGVAQAAGDTVRRAASGPASAVRDAYRRGARGAFESTGGSSSSPSETPSSSPPEKSPGWARGMRTSQRVGEARQLAMHSLRDGDRGSSGAAPSLNNKDE
- a CDS encoding conjugal transfer protein TrbF, which codes for MRFKRPTAHYGTSPYPETPYQKAGQVWDERVGSARVQAKNWRLMALGCLALSFATSGALIWRSLQSTVTPYVVEVDETGAAKAVGPVTELYTPSDAQIAHHLAGFITFVRSLSIDPVVVRESWLKAYTFAGPAAATTLSEYARENDPFAAIGRRSRTVDVVSIVRVSGESFQGRWIEKTYEGGALTGAKRFTGVFTITLQPPKDAETLRANPLGLYVRSLSWSEDLVTGERQ
- the trbG gene encoding P-type conjugative transfer protein TrbG, with amino-acid sequence MTRFLLASSATALLAACATPPPPETVIDSGDFIAAMALEEPKPERVEIVETAIALPLPGQLKPTPPEAETKPPQSPAATIREGRAGAVIEPSSEGFVNAVQIYPYTEGALYRLYASPGQVTDIALQPGESLVSVSAGDTVRWVVGDTASGSGSSARAHILVKPVATGLRTNLMIATDRRTYHLELESTASTYMAALSWRYPQDELAGLTARNTSAAAEDAISVKRGLSLETLNFDYRVTGDTPDWKPVRVFDDGRQVFIQMPASISASEMPPLFVLSSAGEAELVNYRVRGNYYIVDRLFGAAELRHGTRPQTVVRISKVSAAQRSRWFGG
- a CDS encoding TrbI/VirB10 family protein produces the protein MTEPPPFKEAAKQLQIRSAPKPATRINRKLLMAGAGLGALGLFAATSIALAPPRPAEPVQQEELVTASKRKPDGFSALPADYTALADVPVLGAPLSGDLGSTILAAEQAYGIETEFQTEYRTDFRTRPEDEAVRTARLEAAAQAEEAARAPILFRLGGAGASPSSTQQTHEPGFDLESELLALNRQSTTAGPSPEPDPNLQSRKAGFAREPASSPVYNPDRVQDPLSPYQLMAGSLIPASLITGINSDLPGTVIAQVTQNVYDTVRGQHLLIPQGSRLLGRYQSEVSFGQDRALVVWDRILFPDGASITISEPGSDASGYAGLKDRTDHHWDKVFAAAGLATLLGIGAELGPGEDGDIERAIRRGTTDTINEAGQRAVDRSLSVQPSITIRPGWPVRVIVTKDLVLRPFKDAAP